A segment of the Terriglobales bacterium genome:
ACTTCAAGATCATCAAGATGAATCCTGATGAGAAGAAGGTCGGCCTCAGCCTGCGCGCCGTGGGCGAGGAAGCCAGCCGCGCCGACGTCGAGGCCTACAAGCACCCGGCTTCCAGCGCCACCACGACGCTGGAAGAGCTGATGACCTGGAAGCGGGCGGGAAACGACCAGAACTAGCTGCCAGTTGCCGGGCCCCTGCTGGAGCAAACTGCAGGTTCTTTCGGGTGCTGTAAGTATCTGATTCTAATAGGCGACAGCTGGGAGGAATACAACGAGAGTGTTCGCTGGCGGGTGGCGACGTTCGGAAATGGACAACAGCCCGCGCCTCGCAGGAGGTTGCCAATGCGCGGCCGGCTGCCGCTCGTCACCCGGGATCACGCCTTCTTCGGCTCCGCGTCGATATGCAGGTTCAGGTGCACTTTGGTGCGCGAATCAAATGAGCTGACCGTCTTGGTGGGGCTCTTCTTCCCGTCGTACTCGGCGAACAACTCGTAATCCACGTTGGGCGAGAGCGCGTTGAACTGGAACTCCCCGCTCGCGTTGGCAATGTAGGTGCGCACCGCGAGCGTCTTGGTGTTCTTCAGATACACGATGGCGTTCGGCAACGGGGCGTCCTCTTTGCCCAGGACGGTGCCGGTCACCGAGCGCAGCTGGCTCGCGTTTTTGTCCTGCTTTTGCGCCGCCGCGACAGCCAGCAGTGCGACGCTTAGGCCCGCGATCATCAGGAGCCGTTTCAAACCTGCCTCCCTGACCCATTGTAGCCGCAAACAACCGCCCGCACGCCCCTGGTTCCTGCCAGTAGCCCAGCTGCCGGTAGCGCTTTGTTTGAGCTTCTACTCTCTTAGATGCAGGCTGATGTCCACGCGTTCCTCGGCATTGATGTGGACTTTGGCCTCCCGGCCCGGAAGGGCAGTATCGGCGGTAACGTCCACGCCTTTCGCTTTTTCT
Coding sequences within it:
- a CDS encoding carboxypeptidase-like regulatory domain-containing protein, with the translated sequence MKRLLMIAGLSVALLAVAAAQKQDKNASQLRSVTGTVLGKEDAPLPNAIVYLKNTKTLAVRTYIANASGEFQFNALSPNVDYELFAEYDGKKSPTKTVSSFDSRTKVHLNLHIDAEPKKA